The following are encoded in a window of Nibricoccus aquaticus genomic DNA:
- a CDS encoding rhamnogalacturonan lyase, whose amino-acid sequence MKRTQRWLSLVLAVCAGFATSVSAQRQMEKLDRGVVAVHQPDGKVFVSWRLLATDPDGVTFNVYRTTTMRESERADGGGTFASRPDAGGGTVKVNADPVKGGTWVLDARATLARATEYSVKPVIDGKEGEALGSYKLAAGAAPLPYHSVPLQTPAGYVPGDSSLGDLDGDGQYEIVVHQCGMGKDNSQPGMTDAPIFQAYKLDGTLLWTINLGKNIREGAHYTQFLVYDFDGDGRAEFVCKTADGTVDGKGKVIGDANAVWVSQEDPNQPAPAPGQRRPEGSSRAGFILKGPEFLTVFDGLTGAALATEKYVPGRHPETENPTADQMKEVWGDGHGNRLDRYLAGVAYLDGERPSIVMCRGYYTRTVLAAWDWRGGKLTQRWVFDSDSSDENKKYRGQGNHNLSVADVDGDGRDEIVYGAAVIDDDGKGLYSTGWGHGDALHVSDHVPENPGLEVFDIQERFDKQGMSMRDAKTGRPIFTVPSVKAADDGGDKGEGPGRGVAANIDPRFPGSESWAAGAGMDGVYNAKGEKILEKRPRGFSCNFLVWWDGDLLRELLDQNAVSKWNWETGQVDTLLVAHACQSNNGTKSNPAVSADLWGDWREEVIWRTRDNKELRIYTSTIPTKHRIVSLMQDPQYRLSIAWQNVAYNQPPHTGFYLDESAPLPKKPVIKIVGSSAVK is encoded by the coding sequence ATGAAACGCACCCAACGTTGGTTGTCTCTCGTGCTGGCTGTCTGTGCTGGTTTCGCGACGTCTGTGTCTGCGCAGCGGCAGATGGAAAAACTCGATCGCGGCGTGGTCGCCGTGCACCAGCCGGATGGAAAAGTGTTTGTGAGCTGGCGTCTGCTGGCGACGGATCCGGACGGCGTGACCTTTAATGTTTATCGCACGACGACGATGCGCGAGAGCGAGCGGGCGGATGGGGGCGGGACGTTTGCGTCACGGCCGGATGCGGGTGGTGGCACGGTGAAGGTAAATGCTGATCCGGTGAAGGGAGGCACGTGGGTGCTGGATGCACGGGCCACGCTGGCACGCGCGACGGAGTACTCGGTGAAGCCGGTGATCGACGGGAAAGAAGGCGAGGCGTTGGGAAGTTATAAACTCGCCGCTGGCGCGGCGCCTCTGCCGTATCACTCGGTACCCTTGCAAACGCCGGCGGGCTATGTGCCGGGCGACAGTTCGCTGGGCGATCTCGATGGAGACGGGCAATATGAGATCGTCGTTCACCAGTGTGGCATGGGTAAGGATAATTCGCAGCCGGGCATGACGGATGCACCTATTTTCCAGGCGTACAAACTCGACGGCACGCTGCTGTGGACGATCAACCTTGGGAAAAACATCCGCGAGGGCGCGCACTATACGCAGTTCCTCGTGTACGACTTCGATGGAGACGGGCGTGCGGAGTTTGTCTGCAAGACGGCGGACGGCACGGTTGACGGGAAGGGCAAGGTCATCGGTGATGCGAATGCGGTCTGGGTATCGCAGGAAGATCCGAACCAGCCGGCACCGGCTCCGGGGCAACGACGTCCGGAAGGGAGCAGCCGTGCGGGGTTTATTTTGAAAGGGCCGGAGTTTCTCACGGTGTTCGACGGGCTTACGGGCGCGGCGCTGGCGACGGAGAAGTATGTGCCAGGGCGGCATCCGGAGACGGAGAATCCGACGGCGGACCAGATGAAGGAAGTCTGGGGTGACGGTCACGGAAACCGGCTGGATCGTTATCTGGCGGGTGTTGCGTATCTCGACGGCGAGCGGCCGAGCATCGTAATGTGCCGCGGTTATTATACGCGTACTGTGCTGGCGGCATGGGACTGGCGCGGCGGGAAGCTGACGCAGCGCTGGGTGTTCGACAGCGATTCATCGGACGAGAACAAAAAGTACCGCGGGCAGGGAAATCATAACCTGAGCGTGGCGGATGTGGACGGCGACGGACGCGATGAGATCGTGTACGGCGCGGCGGTGATCGATGACGATGGCAAGGGCCTTTACTCGACGGGCTGGGGTCACGGTGACGCGCTGCATGTGAGCGATCATGTGCCGGAGAATCCTGGGCTGGAGGTATTCGATATTCAGGAGCGCTTCGACAAGCAGGGCATGAGCATGCGCGATGCGAAGACGGGGCGGCCGATTTTCACGGTGCCTTCGGTGAAGGCGGCGGATGATGGCGGCGACAAAGGCGAAGGCCCGGGGCGTGGAGTGGCGGCGAACATCGATCCGCGTTTCCCTGGCTCGGAGTCGTGGGCGGCGGGTGCTGGCATGGACGGTGTGTATAACGCGAAGGGAGAAAAAATCCTGGAGAAGCGGCCGCGCGGGTTCTCGTGCAATTTCCTCGTGTGGTGGGATGGCGATTTGCTGCGCGAGCTGCTCGATCAGAATGCGGTCTCGAAGTGGAATTGGGAGACGGGGCAGGTGGACACGTTGCTCGTGGCTCATGCGTGCCAGTCGAACAACGGGACGAAATCGAATCCGGCGGTGAGCGCGGATCTGTGGGGCGACTGGCGCGAGGAAGTGATCTGGCGCACGCGCGATAATAAGGAGCTGCGCATCTACACGAGTACGATTCCGACGAAGCACCGGATCGTGTCGCTCATGCAAGATCCGCAGTACCGGTTGTCGATCGCGTGGCAGAATGTGGCGTACAACCAGCCTCCGCATACGGGTTTCTATCTGGATGAGTCGGCGCCGTTGCCGAAGAAGCCGGTGATCAAAATCGTGGGTTCGAGCGCAGTGAAGTGA
- a CDS encoding glycoside hydrolase family 2 TIM barrel-domain containing protein translates to MKLKLAVAFFLMASVASAFVAVTDWDRQVLAFERGWRFFRGDVAGAEQAAFDHANWQVVSVPHDWSIGGPFDEQAATRGDGGFLPSGVSWYRKTFSLPGGFKDERRLFVEFDGVMANSEVWINGHSLGKRPNGYVSLRYDLTPHLRAGANVIAVKTDTSAQPASRWYTGAGIYRHVRLIETADVRFERWSTFVTTPIATTANARVEVKTMIVNTSAAERVVRVRLGLFDPAGVKLDELESPVRKLVPGETAEMGENFFVRSPLLWDVQTPRLYRVSVELIEGERKGSGGEMMLGSELVEPGLRRLGVESVAFGIREFRFEAATGFWLNGKNLKIKGVCLHHDGGAFGAAVPLRIWEQRLEQMKALGVNAIRTAHNPVAPEFLDLCDRMGFLVMHEVLDAWHKGKRKADGATYFDEWGLIDVRDTVRRDRNHPSIILYSAGNEIHDTRQPESAKKTLASLIEVYHREDPTRPVTQAIFRPNATGDYKNGFADMLDVIGQNYREREIVDAHKANTARKIVGTENGHQSHVWTALRDNAPYAGQFIWTGIDYLGESRKWPFIAADFGVVMRDGSMRPRSYERMSWWSETPMVHLTRSMSERAPPPVDPGYETAAQIAVLAAQQKEPEMRSDWTPENREPHEETVDVFSNCDEVELFLNGRSLGVKGRVENARPRMWKVTYEPGEIRAVAKNAGKVVATHELRTASAAAKLRLTPDRARVQNHWDDVVRVEVEIVDTAGVRVPSAEPLVEFSISGPGVIAAVDNGDNASHELFQAPRRTAMDGRCTVYVKASAAKGRIVLTAAASGLADASIDLETLP, encoded by the coding sequence ATGAAACTCAAACTTGCGGTGGCATTTTTTCTCATGGCCTCGGTGGCTTCCGCCTTTGTGGCGGTAACTGATTGGGATCGGCAGGTATTGGCGTTTGAGCGTGGTTGGCGGTTCTTCAGGGGAGATGTGGCAGGCGCGGAGCAGGCGGCGTTCGATCATGCGAACTGGCAGGTGGTGTCTGTACCGCATGACTGGAGCATCGGGGGGCCGTTTGATGAGCAGGCGGCGACGCGGGGAGACGGCGGATTTTTGCCGTCGGGCGTCAGTTGGTATCGGAAGACGTTTTCGTTGCCTGGTGGTTTTAAGGATGAGCGTCGTTTGTTCGTCGAGTTCGATGGCGTGATGGCGAACAGCGAGGTGTGGATTAACGGGCACTCGCTGGGCAAACGGCCGAATGGATACGTGAGCCTTCGCTATGATCTGACGCCGCATCTGCGAGCCGGAGCGAACGTGATCGCGGTGAAAACGGATACAAGTGCGCAGCCAGCGTCGCGCTGGTACACAGGCGCGGGAATTTACCGGCATGTGCGGTTGATCGAGACGGCCGATGTGAGGTTCGAGCGCTGGAGTACGTTTGTGACGACTCCGATTGCAACGACCGCCAATGCGCGTGTTGAAGTGAAGACGATGATCGTGAATACGAGCGCTGCGGAGCGCGTCGTTCGGGTCCGTTTGGGATTGTTCGATCCGGCTGGGGTGAAGCTGGATGAACTGGAGTCGCCTGTGAGGAAACTGGTGCCTGGAGAGACGGCTGAAATGGGCGAAAACTTTTTCGTGAGATCGCCGCTTCTATGGGATGTACAGACGCCACGACTTTATCGTGTCTCGGTCGAGTTGATTGAAGGTGAGCGGAAAGGCTCCGGTGGAGAGATGATGTTGGGTTCGGAATTGGTAGAGCCGGGGCTGCGTCGGCTCGGCGTCGAATCAGTCGCCTTCGGCATCCGCGAATTTCGTTTCGAAGCGGCGACGGGGTTTTGGCTGAATGGGAAAAATTTGAAGATCAAAGGCGTGTGTCTGCATCACGATGGCGGGGCGTTTGGGGCGGCGGTGCCGTTGCGGATTTGGGAGCAGCGGCTGGAGCAGATGAAGGCGCTTGGGGTGAACGCGATCCGGACGGCGCATAATCCGGTGGCGCCGGAGTTTTTAGATCTGTGCGACCGGATGGGTTTTCTCGTGATGCACGAGGTGCTCGACGCATGGCACAAGGGGAAGCGGAAGGCGGATGGGGCGACGTATTTCGATGAGTGGGGGTTGATCGATGTGCGCGACACGGTGAGGCGCGACCGGAATCATCCGAGCATCATTCTGTATAGCGCGGGCAACGAGATCCATGACACGCGCCAACCGGAGTCTGCGAAGAAGACCCTGGCGTCGCTGATCGAGGTTTATCATCGGGAAGATCCGACGCGGCCGGTGACGCAGGCGATTTTCCGGCCGAATGCGACGGGCGATTACAAGAACGGGTTTGCCGACATGCTCGACGTGATCGGACAGAACTATCGCGAGCGGGAGATTGTCGATGCGCACAAGGCGAACACGGCGCGGAAGATCGTCGGTACAGAAAACGGGCATCAGAGCCATGTGTGGACGGCGCTCCGCGATAACGCGCCGTACGCGGGGCAGTTCATCTGGACGGGGATCGACTATCTCGGTGAGTCGCGGAAGTGGCCGTTCATCGCGGCGGATTTTGGCGTGGTGATGCGCGACGGCTCGATGCGGCCGCGCAGCTACGAGCGGATGAGCTGGTGGTCGGAGACGCCGATGGTGCATCTGACGCGGAGCATGAGTGAGCGCGCGCCACCGCCGGTTGATCCGGGATACGAAACAGCTGCGCAGATCGCGGTGCTGGCGGCTCAGCAGAAGGAGCCGGAGATGCGCTCGGACTGGACGCCGGAGAATCGCGAGCCGCACGAGGAGACGGTGGACGTTTTTAGCAACTGCGATGAGGTGGAGTTGTTTCTCAACGGGCGTTCGCTTGGAGTGAAAGGACGCGTGGAGAACGCGAGGCCGCGGATGTGGAAGGTTACTTACGAGCCGGGCGAGATTCGCGCCGTCGCGAAGAATGCCGGGAAGGTCGTGGCGACGCATGAGCTGCGGACGGCGAGCGCCGCGGCGAAGCTGCGGCTGACGCCGGATCGGGCGCGCGTGCAAAATCACTGGGACGATGTGGTGCGCGTCGAGGTGGAGATCGTTGATACGGCTGGTGTGCGCGTTCCGTCGGCGGAGCCACTTGTTGAGTTTTCGATCAGCGGGCCGGGCGTGATCGCAGCCGTGGATAATGGCGACAACGCGAGCCATGAGTTGTTTCAGGCACCGCGGCGCACGGCGATGGATGGGCGTTGCACCGTTTATGTGAAGGCGTCGGCCGCGAAGGGGCGCATCGTTTTGACGGCGGCTGCGTCTGGCCTTGCAGACGCGTCGATAGACCTCGAAACGCTTCCCTGA
- a CDS encoding sialate O-acetylesterase, whose translation MRSFVFLFLSLNVAAHAAVRLASPFTSHMVLQRERAVPVWGTAEAGERVSVSFGGQEKSVVADASGKWRVDLDALEASGEGRLFRVSGSETAEPLVLNDVLVGEVWLCSGQSNMVFTVSKSAYKWAGVTNEAQEIAAANYPQIRMFTGEAAKAYEPQARVGGEWRVCSPETVPGFSAIGYFFARDLQKELKVPVGIVTLAYGASCAEAWVRREALAADEKLRPMLEKFDAEVAAFRALPKVSTSEPAEVRSQDINAAAAPKPKAPKDPVQDQHNATVMFNGMIAPVIPYAMRGVLWYQGESITGGAEGVALYPRVQTSLVNDWRALWRQGDFPFYIVQLAGQNQPSNRPEVREAQATVLALKSTGMAVATDIGEEKNVHPYNKQDVGDRLVRIALANAYGKPVEFSGPQYAAMSVEGGAIRLTFSHAAGGLVARDGLLKWFEVAGADGKFVAAEARIDGDSVVVQSADVAEPKAARYAWVNFPDGGHLYNGAGLPAPQFRTNAVK comes from the coding sequence ATGAGATCATTCGTGTTTCTCTTTCTGAGTTTGAACGTGGCGGCCCATGCAGCAGTGCGGCTGGCGAGTCCGTTTACGTCGCACATGGTGTTGCAACGTGAGCGCGCAGTGCCGGTGTGGGGGACGGCGGAGGCAGGAGAGCGTGTGAGCGTGAGTTTTGGCGGGCAGGAAAAGAGCGTGGTCGCGGATGCGAGTGGGAAATGGCGCGTGGATCTGGATGCGCTGGAGGCTTCGGGGGAGGGACGCTTGTTTCGTGTGAGCGGATCGGAGACGGCGGAGCCGCTTGTGCTGAATGATGTGCTGGTGGGTGAAGTGTGGCTGTGCTCGGGGCAGTCGAACATGGTCTTCACGGTTTCGAAGTCGGCCTACAAGTGGGCGGGCGTGACGAATGAGGCGCAGGAAATCGCGGCGGCGAATTATCCTCAGATCCGTATGTTCACGGGCGAGGCGGCGAAGGCGTATGAGCCGCAGGCGCGCGTAGGCGGCGAGTGGCGCGTGTGTTCGCCGGAGACGGTGCCGGGGTTTTCGGCGATCGGGTATTTTTTCGCGCGCGATCTTCAGAAAGAACTGAAGGTGCCAGTAGGCATCGTGACGCTGGCGTACGGCGCGAGTTGCGCGGAGGCGTGGGTGCGGCGCGAGGCATTGGCGGCCGATGAGAAGTTGCGGCCGATGCTGGAGAAGTTCGATGCGGAGGTGGCGGCGTTTCGGGCGCTGCCGAAAGTGAGCACGAGCGAGCCAGCGGAGGTGCGTTCGCAGGATATAAACGCGGCTGCTGCGCCGAAGCCGAAGGCGCCGAAAGATCCGGTGCAGGATCAGCATAACGCGACCGTGATGTTCAACGGCATGATTGCGCCAGTGATTCCGTACGCGATGCGAGGCGTGTTGTGGTATCAAGGCGAGTCGATCACGGGCGGTGCGGAGGGTGTGGCGCTTTATCCGCGGGTGCAGACATCGCTCGTGAATGACTGGCGCGCGTTGTGGAGGCAGGGAGATTTTCCGTTCTACATCGTGCAGCTCGCGGGGCAGAACCAGCCCAGCAACCGCCCGGAAGTACGCGAGGCGCAGGCGACGGTGCTGGCGCTCAAGAGCACGGGCATGGCGGTCGCGACGGACATCGGCGAAGAGAAGAACGTGCATCCGTACAACAAACAGGATGTCGGCGACCGGTTGGTGCGGATCGCGCTCGCAAATGCGTATGGAAAACCGGTGGAGTTTTCAGGGCCGCAGTATGCTGCGATGAGTGTGGAAGGTGGGGCGATCCGGCTGACATTCTCGCATGCGGCGGGCGGCTTGGTAGCGCGCGACGGTCTGCTGAAGTGGTTCGAGGTCGCGGGCGCTGACGGAAAGTTTGTGGCGGCGGAAGCGCGGATCGACGGCGACTCGGTCGTGGTGCAAAGCGCTGACGTGGCGGAGCCGAAGGCGGCGCGGTATGCGTGGGTGAATTTTCCGGACGGCGGGCATCTGTATAACGGAGCAGGGCTGCCTGCCCCACAGTTTCGGACAAATGCGGTGAAGTAA
- a CDS encoding rhamnogalacturonidase, with amino-acid sequence MARALILSALLATTSLTAAEPAVSTQTVAAPLHYDIRAFGATGDGQALDTDAINRAIEAAHAAGGGTVYFPAGTYLSFSIRLKSNLTLHLGAGATLRAAKPEKHGEKYDAAEPTEWGTYQDFGHSHWRNSLIWGENLENISITGPGRIDGTDALTRRGPGPRGSTPGAVGDLPEAMRAARAANPPVDSAPPPRFSMEGQGNKAIALKLCRNVTLRDFSMLACGHFALLATGVDNLAIDNLRVDTNRDGFDIDACRNVCVSNCFVNSPNDDAICLKSSYGLGFARACENITITNCQVSGYDLGTFLDGTFKRTMQQAPDRDGPTGRIKFGTESNGGFKNITISNCVFDRSRGLAIETVDGGVIEDVTVTNITMRDVTTAPIFLRLGNRARGPEGTPVGAIRRVTISNLTASGVDPRYASIIAGIAGHPIKDVTLSNIRIVYRGGGTAEDAAIEPPEKDAAYPEPSMFGKIPAYGIFVRHAKNLKVRNVEVSFEQPEARPAVVMHSVKGARFDLFSAQRVDGVPVFSLRDVSDFEVRGSEGVADLKRTNVVSEKF; translated from the coding sequence ATGGCTCGCGCACTCATTCTCTCCGCGCTGCTCGCGACCACTTCGCTCACCGCCGCCGAACCGGCTGTTTCAACGCAGACCGTTGCTGCCCCGCTTCACTATGACATCCGCGCTTTCGGCGCTACCGGCGACGGCCAGGCACTCGACACCGACGCCATCAATCGCGCAATCGAAGCCGCCCACGCCGCTGGCGGCGGCACGGTCTATTTTCCGGCAGGCACGTACCTGAGTTTCTCCATCCGGCTCAAAAGCAATCTCACGCTCCACCTCGGCGCGGGCGCGACCCTCCGTGCCGCCAAACCCGAGAAACACGGCGAGAAGTACGACGCCGCCGAGCCCACCGAATGGGGCACGTATCAAGACTTCGGGCACAGCCACTGGCGGAACAGCCTGATCTGGGGCGAGAACCTGGAAAACATCTCCATCACCGGCCCTGGCCGCATCGACGGCACCGACGCGCTCACCCGCCGCGGCCCCGGCCCGCGCGGCTCGACTCCTGGCGCCGTCGGCGATCTCCCCGAAGCCATGCGCGCCGCCCGCGCCGCAAATCCTCCGGTCGATTCTGCTCCGCCCCCGCGTTTCTCCATGGAAGGGCAGGGCAACAAAGCCATCGCGCTTAAACTCTGCCGCAACGTTACGCTTCGTGATTTCTCGATGCTCGCTTGCGGGCACTTCGCGCTGCTTGCGACCGGCGTGGATAATCTCGCGATCGACAATCTCCGCGTGGATACCAACCGCGACGGTTTCGACATCGACGCCTGCCGCAACGTCTGCGTCTCCAATTGCTTCGTCAACTCACCCAACGACGACGCGATCTGCCTTAAAAGTTCTTACGGCCTTGGTTTCGCGCGCGCCTGCGAAAACATCACGATTACCAACTGCCAGGTGAGCGGTTATGACCTCGGCACATTTCTCGACGGCACGTTCAAGCGGACGATGCAGCAAGCTCCCGACCGCGACGGCCCGACTGGTCGCATCAAGTTCGGCACGGAGTCGAACGGCGGCTTTAAGAATATCACGATCTCCAACTGCGTCTTCGACCGCAGCCGTGGGCTGGCGATCGAGACGGTGGACGGCGGTGTGATCGAGGATGTGACGGTGACGAATATCACGATGCGCGATGTGACGACTGCGCCGATCTTCCTTCGCCTCGGCAACCGCGCCCGCGGCCCTGAAGGCACGCCGGTGGGCGCTATCCGCCGCGTGACCATCAGTAATCTCACCGCGTCCGGCGTCGATCCGCGCTACGCCTCGATCATCGCTGGAATCGCCGGACATCCGATTAAGGATGTCACGCTAAGCAACATTCGCATCGTCTATCGCGGCGGCGGCACCGCTGAGGACGCAGCTATCGAGCCGCCCGAGAAAGACGCCGCCTATCCGGAGCCCAGCATGTTCGGGAAAATTCCCGCGTACGGAATTTTCGTGCGCCATGCGAAGAACTTGAAGGTGCGGAACGTAGAAGTTTCTTTCGAGCAGCCGGAGGCGCGTCCGGCGGTGGTGATGCATTCGGTCAAGGGCGCCCGATTCGATCTGTTCTCGGCGCAGCGTGTGGATGGTGTTCCGGTTTTTTCGCTACGCGATGTCAGCGATTTTGAAGTGCGTGGCAGCGAAGGTGTGGCCGATCTGAAACGCACGAACGTTGTCTCGGAGAAATTTTGA
- a CDS encoding rhamnogalacturonan acetylesterase → MRNTADGFLPITQESLFTPASGFGFEAAGVTALDRGDSHTGDRPVYFSVAVPEGNYRVTVTLGDSARETDTTIKAESRRLVVEHATTKPGEFLTRSFTVNVRNATLTPPPLNAPGGTRVILNDREQGVLHWDDKLTLEFNGPRPAVRSLEIVPVTDAVTVFLAGDSTVTDQPREPGASWGQMLPRFFKDNVAVANHAESGETMKSFLTAHRFGKLLSAMKPGDYLFIQFGHNDSKAQWPQTYVEPFTTYKAYLKVFIAEARRRGATPVLVTSMHRRNFDDHGKIKNTHGDYPEAVRQVAREEAVALIDLHAMSAQLYEALGPEKSPLAFSNNGKDATHHNNYGAYELAQCIVTGIRAAKLPLADLLAGDAPQFDPAKPDSVESFSLPASPGRSTQKPRGD, encoded by the coding sequence GTGAGAAACACTGCCGACGGTTTCTTGCCCATCACGCAGGAAAGCCTTTTCACACCGGCCAGTGGTTTCGGTTTCGAGGCAGCTGGCGTAACGGCTCTGGATCGCGGCGATTCTCACACCGGCGACCGCCCTGTCTATTTCTCCGTCGCCGTGCCTGAGGGAAATTATCGCGTCACCGTCACCCTCGGCGACAGTGCCCGGGAAACCGATACGACCATCAAGGCCGAATCCCGCCGCCTCGTCGTCGAGCACGCCACGACCAAGCCCGGCGAATTTCTCACACGCAGCTTCACGGTAAACGTCCGCAACGCCACGCTCACACCGCCGCCGCTTAACGCCCCCGGCGGCACCCGCGTCATCCTCAACGACCGCGAGCAAGGCGTCCTCCACTGGGACGATAAACTCACCCTTGAGTTCAACGGCCCGCGCCCCGCCGTCCGCTCGCTCGAAATCGTTCCCGTCACCGACGCCGTCACCGTCTTCCTCGCCGGCGATTCCACCGTCACCGATCAACCGCGCGAGCCCGGCGCGAGCTGGGGTCAGATGCTCCCGCGCTTTTTCAAAGACAACGTCGCCGTCGCCAACCACGCCGAGTCCGGCGAGACGATGAAGTCATTTCTCACCGCGCACCGCTTCGGCAAGCTCCTCAGCGCGATGAAGCCGGGCGACTATCTATTCATCCAATTCGGTCACAACGACTCGAAAGCCCAGTGGCCGCAGACCTACGTCGAGCCCTTCACCACCTACAAAGCCTACTTGAAGGTTTTCATCGCCGAAGCCCGCCGCCGGGGAGCCACGCCCGTGCTTGTCACGTCGATGCACCGCCGGAATTTCGACGATCACGGCAAAATCAAAAACACCCATGGCGATTATCCCGAAGCCGTCCGCCAGGTCGCACGCGAGGAGGCTGTCGCGCTCATCGATCTCCACGCCATGAGCGCGCAACTCTACGAAGCGCTCGGCCCCGAAAAATCCCCGCTCGCCTTCAGCAACAATGGCAAGGACGCCACGCATCACAACAACTACGGCGCCTACGAACTCGCGCAGTGCATCGTCACCGGCATCCGCGCCGCGAAGCTCCCGCTCGCCGATCTGCTCGCCGGCGACGCCCCGCAGTTTGATCCAGCGAAACCCGATTCCGTCGAGAGCTTCTCGCTCCCCGCCAGCCCTGGACGTTCCACGCAGAAACCTCGCGGCGACTAA
- a CDS encoding response regulator → MLRKILIVDDDAIARMAVAGVLESENAWTLTQAGDGRQALDLLEAGFRPDLCLLDVRMPLIDGLEFTRRVRADERFRDLKIVVTSGSTDREAIVAFARLRVSGFLPKPCSAEKIFGVLRPLLAPATPA, encoded by the coding sequence ATGCTCAGGAAAATTTTGATCGTTGACGATGATGCGATCGCGCGAATGGCGGTTGCTGGAGTGCTCGAATCGGAGAATGCGTGGACACTCACCCAGGCCGGAGACGGGCGGCAGGCGCTCGATCTGCTCGAAGCTGGATTCCGCCCCGACCTTTGTTTGCTCGACGTCCGCATGCCGTTGATCGACGGGCTCGAGTTTACCCGGCGCGTACGCGCGGATGAACGCTTCCGCGACCTGAAGATCGTGGTGACTTCAGGCTCCACGGATCGCGAAGCGATCGTGGCCTTTGCGCGACTCCGGGTCTCGGGGTTTCTGCCAAAACCCTGTTCGGCCGAGAAGATTTTCGGCGTATTGCGGCCTTTGCTCGCTCCTGCGACGCCAGCTTGA